One genomic window of Amphiura filiformis chromosome 3, Afil_fr2py, whole genome shotgun sequence includes the following:
- the LOC140148567 gene encoding ciliary-associated calcium-binding coiled-coil protein 1-like isoform X3 gives MADRRAQLSRRSSSINISKSPAAASPASSNPGSRRSSIASLPTAQQRDEEARNLEKKNSLAWKVLSNTQTQALQDLTVEELEIKLAEIMELPRPDIELSQASLLDYYVSGFWWAKEQGFNVQQLSGFFTLLHTLLENIKEHKMPLADNLTEYKKLLAGVGTEDNEVNGGLDFFDIKQAKLITDFLQMTLFQHHKMYEFLFHHERKEEIVGVENSDICNLVVETLPAADVPHPPPLEEGLEEAIYLRHLATPPSSPTPDMDGNEEEKKGETEGEGVTRAEDEEKASGDPVDLLAEVTAEDVKTVFSQVSKELFAGLQTDVQRKLKERESEIISRINKIHRIADT, from the exons ATGGCTGACAGACGAGCACAGTTAAGCAGACGTTCTTCATCTATTAATATTTCTAAATCACCAGCAGCAGCG AGTCCGGCCTCATCCAATCCAGGTAGTCGAAGATCATCCATTGCCAGTCTTCCTACAGCTCAACAAAGG GATGAAGAAGCCAGAAATCTTGAGAAGAAAAACTCACTTGCTTGGAAAGTCCTCTCCAATACCCAGACACAAGCTTTACAAGACTTGACGGTTGAAGAACTGGAAAT AAAACTTGCAGAGATCATGGAGCTTCCCAGACCAGATATAGAATTGTCACAAGCGTCTCTCTTGGATTATTATGTGTCTGGGTTTTGGTGGGCAAAGGAACAAGGTTTTAATGTACAACAGCTATCAGGGTTCTTCACATTACTACACACATTATTAGAAAATATAAAAG AGCATAAGATGCCACTAGCTGATAATCTTACCGAATACAAGAAATTGTTAGCTGGAGTAGGTACAGAAGATAATGAAGTCAATGGAGGACTGGATTTCTTTGACATCAAACAAGCAAAACTAATCACAGATTTTCTGCAAATGAC GTTGTTTCAGCATCATAAAATGtatgaatttctgtttcatcatgaaagaaaggaagaaattgTTGGTGTGGAG AACTCTGATATATGCAAT CTTGTAGTAGAGACACTCCCTGCTGCAGATGTACCGCATCCACCACCATTGGAAGAAGGTTTGGAGGAAGCCATATACCTCCGTCACCTAGCAACCCCTCCCAGCTCACCTACACCAGATATGGATGGTAATGAAGAGGAGAAGAAAGGTGAAACAGAAGGTGAAGGAGTGACGCGGGCAGAAGATGAAGAGAAGGCATCAG GTGATCCAGTAGATCTATTGGCAGAAGTTACAGCTGAAGATGTGAAGACTGTTTTTAGTCAAGTTTCCAAGGAACTCTTTGCAGGATTACAG acTGATGTGCAACGGAAATTAAAAGAAAGAGAATCAGAAATCATCTCAAGGATAAACAAAATACACAGAATAGCAGATACATAG
- the LOC140148567 gene encoding ciliary-associated calcium-binding coiled-coil protein 1-like isoform X1 — MADRRAQLSRRSSSINISKSPAAASPASSNPGSRRSSIASLPTAQQRLQVPAPKFLRRKDEEARNLEKKNSLAWKVLSNTQTQALQDLTVEELEIKLAEIMELPRPDIELSQASLLDYYVSGFWWAKEQGFNVQQLSGFFTLLHTLLENIKEHKMPLADNLTEYKKLLAGVGTEDNEVNGGLDFFDIKQAKLITDFLQMTLFQHHKMYEFLFHHERKEEIVGVENSDICNLVVETLPAADVPHPPPLEEGLEEAIYLRHLATPPSSPTPDMDGNEEEKKGETEGEGVTRAEDEEKASGDPVDLLAEVTAEDVKTVFSQVSKELFAGLQTDVQRKLKERESEIISRINKIHRIADT, encoded by the exons ATGGCTGACAGACGAGCACAGTTAAGCAGACGTTCTTCATCTATTAATATTTCTAAATCACCAGCAGCAGCG AGTCCGGCCTCATCCAATCCAGGTAGTCGAAGATCATCCATTGCCAGTCTTCCTACAGCTCAACAAAGG TTGCAAGTCCCAGCACCAAAATTTCTACGACGAAAG GATGAAGAAGCCAGAAATCTTGAGAAGAAAAACTCACTTGCTTGGAAAGTCCTCTCCAATACCCAGACACAAGCTTTACAAGACTTGACGGTTGAAGAACTGGAAAT AAAACTTGCAGAGATCATGGAGCTTCCCAGACCAGATATAGAATTGTCACAAGCGTCTCTCTTGGATTATTATGTGTCTGGGTTTTGGTGGGCAAAGGAACAAGGTTTTAATGTACAACAGCTATCAGGGTTCTTCACATTACTACACACATTATTAGAAAATATAAAAG AGCATAAGATGCCACTAGCTGATAATCTTACCGAATACAAGAAATTGTTAGCTGGAGTAGGTACAGAAGATAATGAAGTCAATGGAGGACTGGATTTCTTTGACATCAAACAAGCAAAACTAATCACAGATTTTCTGCAAATGAC GTTGTTTCAGCATCATAAAATGtatgaatttctgtttcatcatgaaagaaaggaagaaattgTTGGTGTGGAG AACTCTGATATATGCAAT CTTGTAGTAGAGACACTCCCTGCTGCAGATGTACCGCATCCACCACCATTGGAAGAAGGTTTGGAGGAAGCCATATACCTCCGTCACCTAGCAACCCCTCCCAGCTCACCTACACCAGATATGGATGGTAATGAAGAGGAGAAGAAAGGTGAAACAGAAGGTGAAGGAGTGACGCGGGCAGAAGATGAAGAGAAGGCATCAG GTGATCCAGTAGATCTATTGGCAGAAGTTACAGCTGAAGATGTGAAGACTGTTTTTAGTCAAGTTTCCAAGGAACTCTTTGCAGGATTACAG acTGATGTGCAACGGAAATTAAAAGAAAGAGAATCAGAAATCATCTCAAGGATAAACAAAATACACAGAATAGCAGATACATAG
- the LOC140148567 gene encoding ciliary-associated calcium-binding coiled-coil protein 1-like isoform X2: protein MADRRAQLSRRSSSINISKSPAAASPASSNPGSRRSSIASLPTAQQRLQVPAPKFLRRKDEEARNLEKKNSLAWKVLSNTQTQALQDLTVEELEIKLAEIMELPRPDIELSQASLLDYYVSGFWWAKEQGFNVQQLSGFFTLLHTLLENIKEHKMPLADNLTEYKKLLAGVGTEDNEVNGGLDFFDIKQAKLITDFLQMTLFQHHKMYEFLFHHERKEEIVGVELVVETLPAADVPHPPPLEEGLEEAIYLRHLATPPSSPTPDMDGNEEEKKGETEGEGVTRAEDEEKASGDPVDLLAEVTAEDVKTVFSQVSKELFAGLQTDVQRKLKERESEIISRINKIHRIADT, encoded by the exons ATGGCTGACAGACGAGCACAGTTAAGCAGACGTTCTTCATCTATTAATATTTCTAAATCACCAGCAGCAGCG AGTCCGGCCTCATCCAATCCAGGTAGTCGAAGATCATCCATTGCCAGTCTTCCTACAGCTCAACAAAGG TTGCAAGTCCCAGCACCAAAATTTCTACGACGAAAG GATGAAGAAGCCAGAAATCTTGAGAAGAAAAACTCACTTGCTTGGAAAGTCCTCTCCAATACCCAGACACAAGCTTTACAAGACTTGACGGTTGAAGAACTGGAAAT AAAACTTGCAGAGATCATGGAGCTTCCCAGACCAGATATAGAATTGTCACAAGCGTCTCTCTTGGATTATTATGTGTCTGGGTTTTGGTGGGCAAAGGAACAAGGTTTTAATGTACAACAGCTATCAGGGTTCTTCACATTACTACACACATTATTAGAAAATATAAAAG AGCATAAGATGCCACTAGCTGATAATCTTACCGAATACAAGAAATTGTTAGCTGGAGTAGGTACAGAAGATAATGAAGTCAATGGAGGACTGGATTTCTTTGACATCAAACAAGCAAAACTAATCACAGATTTTCTGCAAATGAC GTTGTTTCAGCATCATAAAATGtatgaatttctgtttcatcatgaaagaaaggaagaaattgTTGGTGTGGAG CTTGTAGTAGAGACACTCCCTGCTGCAGATGTACCGCATCCACCACCATTGGAAGAAGGTTTGGAGGAAGCCATATACCTCCGTCACCTAGCAACCCCTCCCAGCTCACCTACACCAGATATGGATGGTAATGAAGAGGAGAAGAAAGGTGAAACAGAAGGTGAAGGAGTGACGCGGGCAGAAGATGAAGAGAAGGCATCAG GTGATCCAGTAGATCTATTGGCAGAAGTTACAGCTGAAGATGTGAAGACTGTTTTTAGTCAAGTTTCCAAGGAACTCTTTGCAGGATTACAG acTGATGTGCAACGGAAATTAAAAGAAAGAGAATCAGAAATCATCTCAAGGATAAACAAAATACACAGAATAGCAGATACATAG
- the LOC140148567 gene encoding ciliary-associated calcium-binding coiled-coil protein 1-like isoform X5 — protein sequence MATKRGKGKLSQIAVQITGKGPDAYKDVDWKALSDEEARNLEKKNSLAWKVLSNTQTQALQDLTVEELEIKLAEIMELPRPDIELSQASLLDYYVSGFWWAKEQGFNVQQLSGFFTLLHTLLENIKEHKMPLADNLTEYKKLLAGVGTEDNEVNGGLDFFDIKQAKLITDFLQMTLFQHHKMYEFLFHHERKEEIVGVELVVETLPAADVPHPPPLEEGLEEAIYLRHLATPPSSPTPDMDGNEEEKKGETEGEGVTRAEDEEKASGDPVDLLAEVTAEDVKTVFSQVSKELFAGLQTDVQRKLKERESEIISRINKIHRIADT from the exons ATGGCGACGAAGAGGGGAAAAGGAAAACTTTCCCAAATAGCTGTTCAAATAACAGGAAAAGGACCAGATGCTTACAAAGACGTTGACTGGAAAGCACTTAGT GATGAAGAAGCCAGAAATCTTGAGAAGAAAAACTCACTTGCTTGGAAAGTCCTCTCCAATACCCAGACACAAGCTTTACAAGACTTGACGGTTGAAGAACTGGAAAT AAAACTTGCAGAGATCATGGAGCTTCCCAGACCAGATATAGAATTGTCACAAGCGTCTCTCTTGGATTATTATGTGTCTGGGTTTTGGTGGGCAAAGGAACAAGGTTTTAATGTACAACAGCTATCAGGGTTCTTCACATTACTACACACATTATTAGAAAATATAAAAG AGCATAAGATGCCACTAGCTGATAATCTTACCGAATACAAGAAATTGTTAGCTGGAGTAGGTACAGAAGATAATGAAGTCAATGGAGGACTGGATTTCTTTGACATCAAACAAGCAAAACTAATCACAGATTTTCTGCAAATGAC GTTGTTTCAGCATCATAAAATGtatgaatttctgtttcatcatgaaagaaaggaagaaattgTTGGTGTGGAG CTTGTAGTAGAGACACTCCCTGCTGCAGATGTACCGCATCCACCACCATTGGAAGAAGGTTTGGAGGAAGCCATATACCTCCGTCACCTAGCAACCCCTCCCAGCTCACCTACACCAGATATGGATGGTAATGAAGAGGAGAAGAAAGGTGAAACAGAAGGTGAAGGAGTGACGCGGGCAGAAGATGAAGAGAAGGCATCAG GTGATCCAGTAGATCTATTGGCAGAAGTTACAGCTGAAGATGTGAAGACTGTTTTTAGTCAAGTTTCCAAGGAACTCTTTGCAGGATTACAG acTGATGTGCAACGGAAATTAAAAGAAAGAGAATCAGAAATCATCTCAAGGATAAACAAAATACACAGAATAGCAGATACATAG
- the LOC140148567 gene encoding ciliary-associated calcium-binding coiled-coil protein 1-like isoform X4 yields the protein MATKRGKGKLSQIAVQITGKGPDAYKDVDWKALSDEEARNLEKKNSLAWKVLSNTQTQALQDLTVEELEIKLAEIMELPRPDIELSQASLLDYYVSGFWWAKEQGFNVQQLSGFFTLLHTLLENIKEHKMPLADNLTEYKKLLAGVGTEDNEVNGGLDFFDIKQAKLITDFLQMTLFQHHKMYEFLFHHERKEEIVGVENSDICNLVVETLPAADVPHPPPLEEGLEEAIYLRHLATPPSSPTPDMDGNEEEKKGETEGEGVTRAEDEEKASGDPVDLLAEVTAEDVKTVFSQVSKELFAGLQTDVQRKLKERESEIISRINKIHRIADT from the exons ATGGCGACGAAGAGGGGAAAAGGAAAACTTTCCCAAATAGCTGTTCAAATAACAGGAAAAGGACCAGATGCTTACAAAGACGTTGACTGGAAAGCACTTAGT GATGAAGAAGCCAGAAATCTTGAGAAGAAAAACTCACTTGCTTGGAAAGTCCTCTCCAATACCCAGACACAAGCTTTACAAGACTTGACGGTTGAAGAACTGGAAAT AAAACTTGCAGAGATCATGGAGCTTCCCAGACCAGATATAGAATTGTCACAAGCGTCTCTCTTGGATTATTATGTGTCTGGGTTTTGGTGGGCAAAGGAACAAGGTTTTAATGTACAACAGCTATCAGGGTTCTTCACATTACTACACACATTATTAGAAAATATAAAAG AGCATAAGATGCCACTAGCTGATAATCTTACCGAATACAAGAAATTGTTAGCTGGAGTAGGTACAGAAGATAATGAAGTCAATGGAGGACTGGATTTCTTTGACATCAAACAAGCAAAACTAATCACAGATTTTCTGCAAATGAC GTTGTTTCAGCATCATAAAATGtatgaatttctgtttcatcatgaaagaaaggaagaaattgTTGGTGTGGAG AACTCTGATATATGCAAT CTTGTAGTAGAGACACTCCCTGCTGCAGATGTACCGCATCCACCACCATTGGAAGAAGGTTTGGAGGAAGCCATATACCTCCGTCACCTAGCAACCCCTCCCAGCTCACCTACACCAGATATGGATGGTAATGAAGAGGAGAAGAAAGGTGAAACAGAAGGTGAAGGAGTGACGCGGGCAGAAGATGAAGAGAAGGCATCAG GTGATCCAGTAGATCTATTGGCAGAAGTTACAGCTGAAGATGTGAAGACTGTTTTTAGTCAAGTTTCCAAGGAACTCTTTGCAGGATTACAG acTGATGTGCAACGGAAATTAAAAGAAAGAGAATCAGAAATCATCTCAAGGATAAACAAAATACACAGAATAGCAGATACATAG